The following are encoded together in the Pirellulales bacterium genome:
- a CDS encoding DUF1080 domain-containing protein, whose amino-acid sequence MARKRARNINIMNLPGTSIKLGVVLLGLLAGSTAVAGDYERLFNGKDLAGWTVYVDPKATHVPEKPWSVADGVLVCEGSAKGYLITEREYENYSLRLEWRWGEKTTRPGRYSSVFVHVTGPDKMLPKGLDLTLGADAAGQFWLVGGCELQVDRRRQDPKSERHFFAMMPHADAPIGQWNRAEIVCNQGSVRASINGHLVNEGKAASPEKGRILLLSEGAEILFRKIELKALDPNKP is encoded by the coding sequence GTGGCCCGGAAAAGAGCGAGGAACATCAACATCATGAACCTGCCAGGGACTTCCATCAAACTTGGTGTGGTTTTGTTGGGCCTGCTCGCAGGATCCACCGCCGTCGCGGGCGACTATGAGCGGCTATTCAATGGCAAGGATCTGGCTGGCTGGACTGTCTATGTCGATCCCAAGGCGACCCACGTGCCGGAGAAGCCTTGGAGCGTCGCCGACGGCGTGCTCGTGTGCGAGGGCAGCGCCAAGGGCTATCTCATCACCGAGCGCGAGTATGAAAACTACTCGCTCCGTTTGGAATGGCGGTGGGGCGAAAAGACGACCCGTCCCGGGCGGTATAGCAGTGTGTTTGTTCACGTCACGGGTCCCGACAAGATGCTGCCAAAGGGACTCGATTTGACGTTGGGAGCGGATGCGGCCGGACAGTTTTGGCTGGTCGGCGGCTGTGAGCTGCAAGTTGATCGCCGCAGGCAGGATCCCAAATCCGAGCGGCATTTCTTCGCCATGATGCCGCATGCCGACGCGCCGATCGGGCAATGGAATCGCGCGGAAATCGTATGTAATCAAGGTTCGGTGCGCGCTTCGATTAACGGCCACCTGGTCAACGAAGGAAAGGCTGCCAGTCCGGAAAAGGGACGAATCCTGCTGTTGTCGGAAGGCGCCGAGATTCTGTTCCGCAAGATCGAATTAAAGGCGTTGGACCCGAACAAGCCGTGA